The Ammoniphilus oxalaticus genome contains a region encoding:
- a CDS encoding DUF2273 domain-containing protein: MFRQLLTDHPGKSLGALAGLVFSLLYIWLGFIDTVVVLVFVSTGFYLGRKFDNREDLTDVLDRILPGKFTRF; the protein is encoded by the coding sequence ATGTTCAGGCAATTGCTTACAGATCATCCTGGAAAATCCTTGGGAGCGCTCGCCGGCCTTGTGTTTAGCTTACTGTATATTTGGTTAGGATTTATCGATACCGTCGTTGTGCTTGTGTTTGTTTCAACAGGTTTTTATTTAGGAAGAAAATTCGATAATCGGGAAGATTTGACCGATGTGTTGGACCGTATTTTACCGGGAAAGTTTACGCGATTTTAA
- the nusB gene encoding transcription antitermination factor NusB, translated as MSRREAREKAVQVLYQLDLTEVEVEAAMQTVLEEDTTFQEIAFLEQLVMGVRSHQAKLDQAIQRYLRDWTFERLAPVDRAVLRIAAYEILYLADEIPGKVSLNEALELTRSFGMEQSVKYINGVLANLVEGIKVGDE; from the coding sequence ATGTCAAGACGTGAAGCCCGCGAAAAAGCGGTTCAAGTTTTGTATCAATTGGATCTGACAGAGGTTGAAGTAGAAGCGGCGATGCAAACCGTTTTAGAGGAAGATACAACGTTTCAAGAAATCGCGTTTTTAGAGCAGTTGGTCATGGGCGTTCGCTCCCACCAGGCAAAGTTAGATCAAGCGATTCAGCGTTATTTACGGGACTGGACGTTTGAACGTTTAGCCCCTGTCGATCGGGCTGTGTTAAGAATTGCAGCGTATGAAATTTTATATTTGGCGGATGAAATTCCTGGGAAAGTCTCGTTGAATGAGGCCCTAGAACTAACGCGGTCGTTTGGAATGGAACAATCGGTCAAATATATTAACGGTGTGCTCGCTAACTTAGTGGAAGGGATTAAAGTCGGCGATGAGTAA